GTACGCCTGCGGCGGCGGCACCAACCAGCAGTGGCAGTGGGTCGCCACCGGCAGCTACTTCCAGCTCCGGGCCCGACACAGTGGCAAGTGCCTCGACGTGGTCAACTCCTCCACCGCCGACGGCGGAGACATCCAGCAGTACGCCTGCGGCAGCCAGACCAACCAGCAGTGGTCCCGTACCCAGTCCTGAATTGTCGCGGCACCGGATGACCTGTTCGTACCGAACGACTAGGAGACGGCCATGGAAGCTGGATCGGATCGACGGCCGGGCCCCGCCAGCTGGCTGGCCGCACTGGCCAGCGCGCTGCTCGTGCTCGTCGGCGGGCTCGTCCTCGCGGCACCGCCGGCACAGGCGGCCAGCACCTACGTCTATCCGACGTTCAAGGGCGACGGTGCCGCCGACCAGGAGCTGTGGATCTACCGCTCGACGAACGGCACGAGCTTCAGCGTGCTGGCGGACACGAACTACCGGGGTCCCACCGGCGTCCTGCGGGATCCGAGCATCGTCAAGCACAACGGCCGGTACTTCATCGCGTACACGGTCCAGTCGTGGACGACGAACTCGACCTACTTCCACGTCGCCTCCAGCACCAACCTGACCAGTTGGACCCACGTGGCCAGCGTGAACTCGGGCATCGCCAACACCAGGTTCGTCTGGGCCCCCGAGTTCTTCGTGGAGGGCAGCACCGTACGGATCATCGCCAGCGTCGCCCAGACGACCTGCTCCAACTGCTTCCGGCCGTACGTCTACACCGCCCAGAACACCGGCCTCACCTCGTGGAGCGGGCCGGCCCAGATGTGGGGGTTGGGAACGAACCACATCGACACGTTCGTGGTGAAGTCCGGCAGCACGTACCACGCCTTCGTCAAGGACGAGACGTCCAAGTACATCGAGCACTGGACGACCACCGCAAACCTGACCAGCGGCTGGGTTCCCAGGAGCACCCTCTGGACCGCCGGGCACGAGGGGCCGTCCGTGCTCCAGATGGACGACGGGACCTGGCGGATCTACATCGACCGGTACACCAATGGCGGGATCTGGACCGCGACCAGTTCGGACCTGGACAACTGGTCGGGGATCAGCCGCATCGAGTGCCCCGGCTGTCGGCACGGCACGGTCGCCCGCCAGTAGGCCGCTGGCGCCGGGTCAGGCGTTCAGGACGAGCGCCTCGGGGGTGACCTCGGCCCGTAGCGGCTCGCCGGCGGTCCAGCGGGAGAGTTCGGCCAGGGTGTGGTCGGTCAGCCGAAGGATCTCCGAGCCCAGCGAACCGGCGAGATGGGGTGTGATCATCACATTGGGGGTGGCACGCAGCGGCGCGTCGGGGGGCAGCGGCTCGGGCTCCGTGACGTCGAGGATCGCGAAGAGCCGGCCGGCCCGGCACTCCGCCACGAGGGCCTGGGAGTCCACGAGGCTTCCACGGGCGGTGTTGATCACGGTCGCGTGGTCGGGCAGCAGCGCGAGCTCGGCCGCGCCGATCATGTGCCGGGTGCCGGGCAGGGCGGGTGCGTGCAGCGACAGGACCTCGCTGCGCGGCAGCACCTCGTGCAGGTCGAGCAGCGTGCCCCCGGCCGACCGCACCGCGTCGGCGTCCGCGTACGGGTCGGCCACCAGGCACACGGTGGAGTCGAGGCACCGCAGGAGGTCGACGACCCGGCGGCCGATCCGGGAGAAACCCACGATGCCGACGGTACGGCGATAGTTCGACAGGTCGCCGTAGCCGGCCAGGTGACTCCAGCCCCGATAGGCCGCCTCGGAGTTCGCGGCGATGAAGGGTGCCTTCTTACCGGCCAGGATGATCGCGGCCAGGGTGTACTCGGCCACCGGGATCGCGTTGGCGTCCGCCGCGCTGGTCACCTGGATGCCCCGGCGCCAGACCTCGCTGCTGACCAGCGACCGGACGCTGCCCGCGCAGTGGAACACCGCCCGCAGCGCGGGGGCCCCGGCAAGCCGTTCCGGGGTCAGCGTCGGCGCCCCCCACGAGGTCAGCAGCACCTCCGCCCCGGCCAGCCGGGCGCGTGCCGACGGCGAATCCACCTCGTCCGTCCAGACCGGATCGGCCAGGGTGACGAGCCGCGCGAGCCGTTCGAGCCGTACCGGATCGAAGTGGGCCCGGAACGACGTCCGGTCCATGACCACGAGCGCGGTGGGCTTCGTTCTCTCCGACAACGTCTCTCCCCTTCGAGCAGTCCGGGAGGTGGTCGCCGTGAGCCTCCGGAAAGCGTGCGGTCCGTGTAGACAACATCGATAACGTGGTTGTACACGTGCCGGCCATAGTTCGATCCGATGCGGTCGAAACAGGTCAGGAACGAACATCGGGGCGGGGCGACGTACCGCCTGCGGCGGGCCCGGGTCCTCGCCGACGGCCCGCTCGTTGAGCCGAGCCGCCGGGCGCCCCGGCCGGGGCCACCACCGACGCGGGTGGTCCCGGCCGGCGACGGTCAGGCCGCCGGGACGTACTTCTCCAGGTCGTCGAGGATCTTTCCGGCCGCGGTGACCCCGATCCCGGTCATCCAGGTCTCGTCGGCGACGACGTACGTCTTGCCCGCCTTGACCGCCGGCAGGTTCTGCCAGAGGCTGCCGCCGGTCACCTTGGTCTGCTCGGCGGCGGCCTTCTCGCCGAAGGCGGTCACGAAGATGATGTCCCCGTCGAGTTCGGCGATCCGTTCGAGGCTCACCTTGTCGAACCGCTTGTCCTCCTTGTCGGCCAGGAGCTGCCGCTCGGGACGTCCCAGTCCGATGTCACCGAGCACCAGGCCGGAGAAGGACGCCGG
The nucleotide sequence above comes from Plantactinospora soyae. Encoded proteins:
- a CDS encoding family 43 glycosylhydrolase; this translates as MEAGSDRRPGPASWLAALASALLVLVGGLVLAAPPAQAASTYVYPTFKGDGAADQELWIYRSTNGTSFSVLADTNYRGPTGVLRDPSIVKHNGRYFIAYTVQSWTTNSTYFHVASSTNLTSWTHVASVNSGIANTRFVWAPEFFVEGSTVRIIASVAQTTCSNCFRPYVYTAQNTGLTSWSGPAQMWGLGTNHIDTFVVKSGSTYHAFVKDETSKYIEHWTTTANLTSGWVPRSTLWTAGHEGPSVLQMDDGTWRIYIDRYTNGGIWTATSSDLDNWSGISRIECPGCRHGTVARQ
- a CDS encoding hydroxyacid dehydrogenase; translation: MSERTKPTALVVMDRTSFRAHFDPVRLERLARLVTLADPVWTDEVDSPSARARLAGAEVLLTSWGAPTLTPERLAGAPALRAVFHCAGSVRSLVSSEVWRRGIQVTSAADANAIPVAEYTLAAIILAGKKAPFIAANSEAAYRGWSHLAGYGDLSNYRRTVGIVGFSRIGRRVVDLLRCLDSTVCLVADPYADADAVRSAGGTLLDLHEVLPRSEVLSLHAPALPGTRHMIGAAELALLPDHATVINTARGSLVDSQALVAECRAGRLFAILDVTEPEPLPPDAPLRATPNVMITPHLAGSLGSEILRLTDHTLAELSRWTAGEPLRAEVTPEALVLNA